CACTCTGGACGAACCGATCAAGCGCGGCGACGACTTCATCAGCGAAATCACCATCCGCCGCCCGAAAGCGGGAGAGTTGCGCGGCGTGTCTCTGATGGAGCTGGGCAATCTCAGCGTGGCCGCCTTGCAGACCGTCTTGCCGCGTATCACACAACCGACCCTGACCGCGCACGAAGTCGCCGGCATGGACCCGGCGGACTTGACCGAGATCGGCGCGGAGGTTGCCATTTTTTTGGTGAAGAAAGCCGATCGGCTGGCGGCCTTCCGGACCGAGTAGAAGATCCGATGGCGGATATTGCGGTGGTGTTTCACTGGCCGCCGCAGGCCATGGATGAGCTGGAAGTATCGGACTTGATGGCCTGGCGCGAACGCGCCAGGGTGCGCAGCGGCGCTGAAGAATAGGAAACTAGGATGAGTGAGAAGCAATTGCGGCTACAGGTGGTCTTCGCGGCGCTGGACAAGCTGACCGGTCCCCTAAAAAAAATCACCGGCGAGTCGTCCGCCCTGGGCAAAGCCATCAAGGCCAATAACGACAGGCTGAAGGAACTGAACGCCCAGCAAAAAGATGTTGGGCGCTTCCGCGAACTGAACGCCGGCTTGCAGGCCAGCTCCGGCAAGCTGCGCGAGACACAACAGCAGATTGCCGCCCTGGCGCAGAGGATGCGTCAAACGGAGGAACCCACGCGCGCCATGACCCGCGAATGGAACGCCGCCGTCAAATCCGCCAGCGCCTTGAAACAGGCCGGCCAGCGGCAAGGCGAACAAATGCAGATCCTACGCACCCGCTTGTCCGGCGCCGGCATCGATACGCGCCAGCTCGGCACGGCACAGACCTGGCTGAAAAACAGCATCGCCTTTACCAATGCCGAATTAACAGCACAACAGAAGAAGCTGGCCGCAGTCGGCGCGCAACAGCAAAAAATTGCTGGCGCCCGCCAGCACGCCGACAAGCTGCGTACCACCGCCGGCAATGTCGCTGCTGCCGGCATCGGTGCGACTGTCACCGGCGCCGCCGTGGGCGCGCCCTTGGTCACTGGCTTGAAAGAGGCGAAGCACTACCAGACTGAGAAGGGCCGCATTACTGCCCTGGGCCTGGGACCGAAGGTCAGCGCCGACGCCGAGAGCTACGCCCGCAGCATGCAGACCTACGGCACCAGCCATGCCGAAAACCTGGAGCTAGTGCGCGACAGCATGTCCGTGTTTGGCGATCTGCCGCACGCGCAGATGGTCGCGCCCATGCTGGCGAAGATGAAATTTGCAAATAAAGCGTTTTATGGCGAGGAAGCCGGCGGCGAGAACGAACGCAAGTTCATGGACATGCTCAAGGTCATCGAGGTGCGCGGCGGCACGGCCAGCTCGGAGAAATTCCACGAACAGGCCAACATGGTGCAGAAAGTCATTTCCGCCACGGGCGGCCGGGTCGGTCCTACCGAGTGGCTGAACCTCATCAAGACCGGCGGCATCGCTGCCAAGGGCATGGACGAAAAGTCGTTTTACTACGAGCTGGAGCCGCTGGTGCAGGAGCTGGGCGGCTTTGGCGTCGGTAACGGCCTGATGTCTAGCTATAACAATCTGTACCAGGGACGCACCAGCAAGCGGGCCGCAATCAATCTGGACAAGCTGGGCCTGATTGGCGATCACACCAAGGTCGTGCCGGACAAGGTCGGCCAGACCGCCCAGCTGAACCCCGGCGCGCTGCTGGGCTCGGACCTGTTCAAGAAAAGCCAATTCGAGTGGATGGAAAAGGTCTTGTTGCCACAGTTGGCAAAAAACGGCATTACCGGCAAAGACAAGATCCTCGATACCATCGGCAGCCTGTTTACCAATCGTAAGGCCGGCGACCTGATGGCGAACATGTACCTGCAGCGCGCCCAGATCCACAAGAATCGGAATTTAAACGAAGGCGCCTACGATGTGGACCAGCTGGAACCGCTGGCCCGCGAACAGGCCGCCGGCAAGGAAATGGACGCGCATGCCAAGCTGGCCGACCTGCAATTGACCATGGGCGAAAAAATCCTGCCGCTGTATTCCAGCGCCATCGAGACCGTAACGAAAGCCCTGGAAAGCCTGAACGGCTTCATGGAGCGCAACCCGGCCACGGCCAAAGCGATGATTGTCGGTTTCGGCATACTCGCCGCCATCCTGGTGGTGCTGGGGCCGTTGATGCTGAGCCTGGCCGCCTTGATCGGTCCCTATGCCATGTTGCATGTGCTGTTCGCCAAGATGGGCGTCTCCGGCGGCGTACTCACGCCGATCTTACGCGGCATTAGCGGCGGCTTGATGACGGTCGGCAAAACCGTCTTGTGGCTAGGTCGCGCCTTGCTGACGAACCCGATTGTGTTGCTGATTACCCTCATTGCGGTATTGGCCTACCTCATCTATAAAAATTGGGAACCCCTGAAGGCTTTCTTTAGCGATCTGTGGGATGGCATCACCGAGCGGTTTAATCGTGTATGGGAAACCATCAAGACCTTTGCCGGCGGCCTGTGGGCGGATGTGAAAACGGCATTCGACGGCGGAATCGGCGGCGTCAGCGAGTTAATCATGAACTGGTCGCCGCTGGGACTGTTCTATAAGGCATTTGCCGGAGTCATGAGCTGGTTCGGTGTGGAGCTGCCGGGGACATTTACCGAGTTCGGCGCCAACATCATTCAGGGTCTGGTCAATGGGATTTCGTCCGGCTTCGGTTTCTTGAAGGAGAAGATCAAGCAGCTGGCGGGGATGGTCGGCATGACCTTTGCGAAGGAGCAAGAGATCCACAGCCCTAGCCGAGTCTTTAGCCGATTCGGTGGCTTCATCACTGAGGGGCTAGCGCTGGGTATTGAGAACGGACAGGATGCGCCGATCAACCAGGTCAGCGGTCTTGCCAAGCGGCTGACCCAGCTCGGCGCCGGCATCGCCATCGGTGCGACGGCCATGCCGGCGCTGTCCTTCGATACGCGCCCACCCATTGCGCCGCGTACCGCTGGCGCCGACGTCGTGGTCCAGGGCGACACGATCCAGATCATCGTTCAAACACAGCCTGGCATGGATGACCAGGCCATTGCCCGCGCCGTCATGCTGGCGA
The sequence above is a segment of the Collimonas sp. PA-H2 genome. Coding sequences within it:
- a CDS encoding GpE family phage tail protein, with protein sequence MADIAVVFHWPPQAMDELEVSDLMAWRERARVRSGAEE
- a CDS encoding phage tail assembly protein → MKNTSTVSKTAISKSITLDEPIKRGDDFISEITIRRPKAGELRGVSLMELGNLSVAALQTVLPRITQPTLTAHEVAGMDPADLTEIGAEVAIFLVKKADRLAAFRTE
- a CDS encoding phage tail tape measure protein codes for the protein MSEKQLRLQVVFAALDKLTGPLKKITGESSALGKAIKANNDRLKELNAQQKDVGRFRELNAGLQASSGKLRETQQQIAALAQRMRQTEEPTRAMTREWNAAVKSASALKQAGQRQGEQMQILRTRLSGAGIDTRQLGTAQTWLKNSIAFTNAELTAQQKKLAAVGAQQQKIAGARQHADKLRTTAGNVAAAGIGATVTGAAVGAPLVTGLKEAKHYQTEKGRITALGLGPKVSADAESYARSMQTYGTSHAENLELVRDSMSVFGDLPHAQMVAPMLAKMKFANKAFYGEEAGGENERKFMDMLKVIEVRGGTASSEKFHEQANMVQKVISATGGRVGPTEWLNLIKTGGIAAKGMDEKSFYYELEPLVQELGGFGVGNGLMSSYNNLYQGRTSKRAAINLDKLGLIGDHTKVVPDKVGQTAQLNPGALLGSDLFKKSQFEWMEKVLLPQLAKNGITGKDKILDTIGSLFTNRKAGDLMANMYLQRAQIHKNRNLNEGAYDVDQLEPLAREQAAGKEMDAHAKLADLQLTMGEKILPLYSSAIETVTKALESLNGFMERNPATAKAMIVGFGILAAILVVLGPLMLSLAALIGPYAMLHVLFAKMGVSGGVLTPILRGISGGLMTVGKTVLWLGRALLTNPIVLLITLIAVLAYLIYKNWEPLKAFFSDLWDGITERFNRVWETIKTFAGGLWADVKTAFDGGIGGVSELIMNWSPLGLFYKAFAGVMSWFGVELPGTFTEFGANIIQGLVNGISSGFGFLKEKIKQLAGMVGMTFAKEQEIHSPSRVFSRFGGFITEGLALGIENGQDAPINQVSGLAKRLTQLGAGIAIGATAMPALSFDTRPPIAPRTAGADVVVQGDTIQIIVQTQPGMDDQAIARAVMLAMEQRDREKSARLRSSLSDNHY